The genomic window GAGTATTTGAATACAGTCCTACGGGGAGTACGCTGGGAAAGCTGTTGAATGCTTTACCCTCGCATGTAACTTTTCAGTACGCTCTACTGTTTGTAATGATATACGCGGGATTTCTTACAATAACAGGTCTTGTTTCAGGTTACCTTTCGCAGCATCTACTGTTTGAAAAGGGAAGGGCTGACGGGATTCTCAGGCAGCTGAGGGAAGCCAGGACCATGTCCCGGGAAATACTTGAAAGCCTATCGGACGGCATACTCGTAATAGACAACTCCGGAGTTCCAGTGAGTATCAACAACGCAGGGCGCAGGATTCTATCCATGGGCGATAACTGGAAGGAAGAGGTTATCAATACCGACATCTACACAATGCTGAGGGAATTTCAACTTTCCGCGGGAATGCCTCCGGTCATTGAGGTAAGCATTAACGATGGAATCCTGGAATGTCGAATGGGTACTTTTCTCGATCATGAAGGCAACGCTGCCGGTGCCCTTGTAGCAATAACAGATATTACGGAAACATTCGAGCTTAAAAGGCAGCTTCAGGAGCAGGAGAAGCTGGCGGCGATAGGCAGGCTCTCAAGCACCATGGCTCATGAAATAAGAAATCCTCTGGCATCCATGAGCGGAGCGGCTCATATTCTAAAAATGGGAACACTGGACTGGAAGAAAACGGACAGGATGACCGATCTGATAAGCAATCAGGCAAAAAGGATATCGGAGATAATTGAGGGTTACCTTGAGCTTTCCAGAAACAGCATCGTATCCTACACGAATCCTGTGTCCCTGGAAGCTGTAGCGATGGAAGCCATTGAAGTCGCAAAACAGGGTTTTGGATCACAGACCAGAATAGAATCTCACATAGAAGGCAATTTCATCGTATTTGGCAACCAGGCCAGGCTCGTTCAGCTGCTTACGAACATCATGCGTAACAGCGCTGAGGTACTGAAGAATTCCCAGGCTGGGGAAATCATCGTTTCCCTTGTTAATTCACCTGTAGATGGTATGGTTGAACTCAATGTACATGATAACGGACCCGGGATTCCCGATGAAGTTCTGGTTCAGATGTTCGACCCATTCTTCACCACCAAGGAAGAGGGAACCGGCCTCGGACTGTTCGTAGCCCGAAAAGTAGCGCGTGATCATCGGGGAAGAATGGATATCGACTCAAAACCCGGAGAAGGCACAACTGTCAGGGTGAGCATTCCAATAGCTCCACCCGACGCAATTGCGCCTGAAGCTGGAGGGAAATAGCGTGAACAGACCTGTTTCTGTAATGATAGTTGACGATGAAAAGCCCATGCTGGAATGGCTTTCCATACTTCTTGAAGAGCATGGTTACGATGTATCGTGCTGTTCAAACGGAGAACAGGCTGTAGAAGCCGGACTGAAATCAATGCCGGATATACTGGTTGTTGATATGAAGATGCCCGGAATAAGCGGTTTTGAAGTTCTTACGAAACTCCAGGAGAAATTCCCCGGCCTTATAGGTATCATCATGACAGCCTTTTCCAGTGTGGATTCTGCGGTTAAAGCAATGAGAGAAGGGGCAACAGATTACCTTGTAAAACCCTTCGAAGTTGACCAGCTTCTGATAGCGATAGAGAAAGCCCTCAGCGAAAGGGAGCTTAAGAGGGAGAACAGAGAACTGAAGAAGAAAGTTCGTTCAAAATATACTGTAGACGGTATAATCGGGAAATCCAAACCCATTGTTGAACTGCTTGAAAAAGTGAGAATGGTGGCCGATAAGGACAGTACCGTGCTTATAACAGGTGAAAGCGGCACCGGGAAGGAGCTTATAGCCAGGGCTATTCACAGCATCAGTTCCAGATCGGACAAACCTTTCCTCGCGGTCAACTGTGGCAGTATTTCCAGAAATCTTCTGGAAAGTGAACTCTTTGGCCACATGAAGGGTTCGTTCACAGGCGCTCACAAGGACAAAGAAGGGCTTCTTGTGGCAGCGAGAGGAGGTACGTTCTTTCTGGATGAAGTAGGTGAACTGGACAGGGAACTTCAGGTAAAGCTGCTCAGAGCTCTTCAGGAGCGTCAGGTGCTTCCTGTCGGTGGAACCGGACATGTCCCGTTTAGTGCCAGGATAATATCGGCAACCAACGCTGATCTCGGTAAAATGGTGAGGAATGACAATTTCAGAACAGACCTTTATTACAGGTTGAACGTTATTCCTCTTCATGTTCCCGCCCTGCGGGAGAGAAGATCCGATATCCCATTTCTTCTTAGTAAATTCCTGGAAGACTATTCCGGTGAAACCGGCGAACAGATTAAAACTGTTACCTCTGAAGCAAGACAGATTCTGTTCGATTACAGCTGGCCCGGCAATATTCGGGAGCTGGAAAACCTTGTTGAGAGACTCTGCGTGATGACCCGAAGTAACGAAATTGGAGCGAGCGATATTCCGGATTTCGTAAAGCTCCCCGGGGAAATACAGCAAATAACTGCGGATTCCAAAACAAGAGCAGAGCAGCCTGCCTTTAATAATCCCACACTGGAGAAGATAGAAAAGGCATATACGCTGTACGTCCTGGAACACGAGGCCAGGGGTCAGAAACGCCTTGCGGCAAAGATACTGGGAATTAACGAAAGCACATTGTACAGAAGACTGGAGAAGTATTCACAGGATCAGGAAATTCCGTGACAGAACAATCCCGGAAATCCACTTTTTCTCATTCCGGAATTCTGCTGCCGCTCATTTTTTTGTTAGTATTATTTTCGATTACTTTCATCACCGGTCAGAGTGGCATCCCTGTTGAGGACGGGGGTGAGTTTCTTACTGTAGCCAGGCTTGGAGGTATCAACCATCCACCGGGGCTTCCCATCCTCAGTCTCTCATCAAGATTGTCATGGATTGTCTTCGGCTCCGAGGGCTTGAGATTGCTCTTTGCATTTGCCGCCGCGTCAGCGCTTCTGCTTATCATGAAAAAACCATCGATATCATTAGTATTCTTTTCAATAGGGGTATTACTGCTTCCCGCTGTTGCCGGCAGGCTCCTTATGTGGGATGCTTACGGGCCCCTGTTCTTGATCTACGCACTGGCCTTGTATCGAAAACCTTCCTTTGATCTCGAAGGCGGATACCTTATGGGGCTTGCAATGACAATTCATCCTCAGGGAATTCTTTTACCTGTGTTGTTCAGATGGAAGAATGTTTCAATACTTAAATTCGTAAGTGGTCTGCTGCTTGGATTAAGCGTTTACCTTGCGCTTCCAATCTATTCGGCTTCAGGGACTATCGTAGACTGGGGCAGCACAGGATCAATAGCGAATTTTGTAAGGCAGGTTACAGCGGGAGGCTACAGAGAAGTATACGGCGGAAGTATGGGCGGAATTTCAGCTGATGTTCTACTGCGGCATCTAGGTGCCCTGTGGAGGATATTATGGCCCGTTCTTCTTCTGCCGATTGTTATAGGGGCGGTGAAGCTTTTCGGAACGAACAGAAAACTCATGATCAAATTAGAAATTCTGATCATTGCGGATTTACTGTTTGTAACGTTCATCAATCCAATGGCAGCGGGAACAACACAGACTGCTGTAATATCCCTTTTCGCGATAATCGTGATTTCATTTATCGGTATATCAGCATTGGTTAAGCGGAGAAAGAGAGCTGGGATTATTGCTGCCGGCGCTGTTCTTGCAGCGGGAGCGTTGCTTTGGAATCCGCTTCCTGATCAGAAAGATACTATAGTGGAATACTTTGCCCCGGCTCCGTTAGAATCAGCGTTTTTCCTTAGCAGCAATGATCTTCTCTACGGGGGATGGGTTCTGAAATATGTGGATGATAGAAGGCCGGATATTGTATTACTCTCCACAGGCAACTTTTCAGGATGGTTCGAAAATATGGCAACCTGGTTCAATCCGGACATTGATCTATCCACAGGTGTTTCAGATGTTGGTGATTACAGCATGTCCCGAGAGGAATTAAGCAGCCTGTTAATCAACGCTGCCATTATAGATAATCCCCATAGGCATTTCTTTATTGATTTGTAATATAAAAATGCATAATGAGACTTGTGTCTTGCAATTTGCAATAGATGTTTTTTTTCAAGCGTTTCACTTTACCGTTTTACAAAGGCTATATATGGTTCTCTTAAGGGAATAAATACTGGATACTGCATCTTGGCAAACATATTGCTTCAATGTATAGTACGATTGAAAACTAGTATCTGTTAACGTTAACTCTAAACGAAAGGAACCAAAAATGAAAAAAGGTTTCACCCTCATCGAGCTGATGATCGTTGTGGTCATCATCGGTATCCTTGCTGCCATAGCGATACCGAAGTTCTCAAGTGTTAAAGACCAGGCGGAGCAGGTTTCCTGCAGAAGCAACTTAAGGACCTTTGGAACAGGCGAATCCATGTACTACGGAATGTACGGTGCGTATGGCACGCTTGCTGAGCTTGCAGCTGGTGGAGCAAGCGCGATAATGGGAAATGCAACGTCTATCAGCTGTCCAGCCAGCGGTGCTTACACTGTAGTCCCGGCTGCGCCGACGACTACTTACGCAATAGGGTGTAATGTTGTTGCACCTCTTACCCACGGTAGTATCAATGATGGCATAGTCTCCTGGTAGTAACATTCTGATATTTCAAGATTGGCGGCGGGTCTTAACAACCCGCCGTTCTTTTGATCAATGTTTATATGAAACTACAGGTTTGATGGACAGAATCTGTAGATTGTATGTCCATCGATGTTCGCAACCGGTTCAAGCACATCTCCCGGGCCGATTCTAGAAAAGAGTTCAACCGAGTTTTCATCATCAAATGGGGCGGGATTAATTTCCATAAGGATGATATAATCAATATCCAATTCTTTAAGAATACTTATTTCATCTTCAATACTGTTGTTTAAATATAAATGCGCGGCAACAGGATACTCAAATGCAGTAATCCACCTGTGATTGGAGAAATAGCGCTTCCTCTCATAAAATGAAAGGATTGTTGAATTACAAGGAAGATGATGATTCATCCAGAGTGTTGCTTTCAATTCAGGTTGTTTCTGAACAATTTCACAATCGGATAGCTTCCAATCATTGCTTACATATGATTCTAGCAGTTCGTTTCTGAATCGCAGCCCGTAGTGTTCTGTTGGTGACAAAGAAGTATCATAGATGAAATAGATCATAACTGTCAGAATAGTCGCGGAAAGCAGGCCATATTTCAAATGCCTGAACATAGAAAGACCAAACAGAGTGGCAAATGGAATCAGCAGTATTCCGTATTTCGCACCCCACCATGCGGGATAGAACAGAATCAGGGAAATAATCGCGTAAATTCCAAAACCAGCAAGAATTATAGTTCTTCTTTTCAAGCACCTTCTCTTTATTGTGAGAATATATCCTCCGAGAAGAAGAAAAATGGAAGAATTCCAGGTTCCGAAGTAATGCCAGATATTCTGAAGAAACCGCACAGTTGGGTAAAAATCCGAACTTCTATCGTTGAATGTAAGATAAGTAAGTTGTACTTCAGGCATTCGCCATTCAGGTTTTAGAAAAAAATTAAATAATGTATAGGGGTAGAATAAAGAACCTGTATGAATAAATGTTCGTATCACAAATATCAATGGTAGCAATATCAGTGTAATAATGCTAGATAAAACACTAAATTTGTTGTATTTATTACGTATAGCTATATAAATATACATTATAACGAATGGAATGAGTGCGAAGTATACTGTCAATTTTGATG from Candidatus Aegiribacteria sp. includes these protein-coding regions:
- a CDS encoding prepilin-type N-terminal cleavage/methylation domain-containing protein, whose amino-acid sequence is MKKGFTLIELMIVVVIIGILAAIAIPKFSSVKDQAEQVSCRSNLRTFGTGESMYYGMYGAYGTLAELAAGGASAIMGNATSISCPASGAYTVVPAAPTTTYAIGCNVVAPLTHGSINDGIVSW
- a CDS encoding sigma-54 dependent transcriptional regulator, with translation MNRPVSVMIVDDEKPMLEWLSILLEEHGYDVSCCSNGEQAVEAGLKSMPDILVVDMKMPGISGFEVLTKLQEKFPGLIGIIMTAFSSVDSAVKAMREGATDYLVKPFEVDQLLIAIEKALSERELKRENRELKKKVRSKYTVDGIIGKSKPIVELLEKVRMVADKDSTVLITGESGTGKELIARAIHSISSRSDKPFLAVNCGSISRNLLESELFGHMKGSFTGAHKDKEGLLVAARGGTFFLDEVGELDRELQVKLLRALQERQVLPVGGTGHVPFSARIISATNADLGKMVRNDNFRTDLYYRLNVIPLHVPALRERRSDIPFLLSKFLEDYSGETGEQIKTVTSEARQILFDYSWPGNIRELENLVERLCVMTRSNEIGASDIPDFVKLPGEIQQITADSKTRAEQPAFNNPTLEKIEKAYTLYVLEHEARGQKRLAAKILGINESTLYRRLEKYSQDQEIP